From a single Spongiibacter taiwanensis genomic region:
- a CDS encoding TetR/AcrR family transcriptional regulator — MAPLSYDQKAPYHRIEKTLEINNMTADQKIKPRPSRKMRAASRQPKASVEDKLLAAIQRLLEENKNFGTLSVEQLSSEAGLSRGTFYFHFKDKNDLVVRLVEYLTDQLVAGLGNWGLGLDWASKEDVNQAVEGVVRCLYEHRAIVVAIRDTMSGDPEIRQLYENMIMQISFRAQESVGKVLARGDAREGMSKNIGNTLTWIVALCSNDIVDRGSEEELEELIKNLQFICVSTIFRD, encoded by the coding sequence GTGGCCCCATTGAGTTATGACCAAAAAGCGCCTTATCATAGAATTGAAAAAACATTGGAAATCAACAACATGACAGCAGACCAGAAAATCAAACCCCGCCCCAGTAGAAAGATGCGTGCCGCCAGCCGGCAGCCAAAAGCCAGCGTAGAGGACAAGTTACTTGCAGCAATCCAGCGTCTGCTTGAAGAAAACAAGAATTTTGGCACCCTGTCAGTAGAGCAGCTGTCAAGCGAGGCGGGCTTATCGAGGGGGACGTTCTACTTCCATTTTAAAGACAAGAATGACCTCGTTGTGCGACTAGTCGAATACCTGACAGATCAGCTGGTTGCAGGTCTAGGGAACTGGGGCCTCGGACTAGACTGGGCCAGCAAAGAAGATGTGAATCAAGCTGTTGAAGGCGTAGTACGATGTCTTTACGAGCACAGAGCCATCGTGGTTGCCATCAGAGACACCATGAGCGGCGACCCAGAGATCAGACAACTCTACGAAAACATGATTATGCAGATTTCATTTCGCGCGCAGGAATCTGTCGGAAAAGTTCTGGCTAGAGGCGACGCAAGAGAGGGAATGAGCAAAAATATCGGAAACACCCTCACTTGGATTGTCGCGCTGTGCAGCAATGATATTGTTGATCGCGGCAGCGAAGAGGAGTTAGAAGAATTGATAAAAAATCTACAGTTTATCTGCGTTTCAACTATATTTAGAGACTAA
- a CDS encoding TonB-dependent receptor, with protein MNPCLIRGLCVVCAVGSGTAAVAQEPAQSKRSANRLLEEVTVTAQKREENSQDVPISIQAFSQEKLDAYGIENTMDLAKITPGLTMTYTYGYTVVYLRGVGTDAFLPSADPSVATYIDGINVPPGHGKKDALGPVERVEILKGPQGTLFGRNSTAGAINMITPRPPEEFVGSLKVEEAFFQPDGGEGVSDVEKTSYSLYMGAPLTDNIGFTVAYFEDLPYIIGENRLADGTKGPMREDYTQGARLKLVWDITDTLSLELQASEVSGFNGPGFIYEETRSAQVLTGANPAEQDADYVWHNDFQGGVETVNTVYGAILEWRPGPVDIKAILSDVNVEIPFAADDYDGSYNNSVNFFTYHQFGEQETVELQVLSNDESWMADKLEWVAGYYHFEGSGGFERLFFNVYPVGTVANAAPITNLLNAFPIVEDILQDPFARVTLEAGASLVTKSDAVYAQGTWRFNDDWSLTLGARYQDETRGIENSFLDYVRTAPDEPDGEYYRGKDRSRNVRLDTFNVPDVNTKTVSPRIAVQYTPVDGLQLYSSLSRGYKSPTYNTINFFSDPDLVEKETATAFELGFKSDLFENLRLNGAVFHTEIKNILTGIVSLTSGGVVRFSNAGKGEIDGAELDFQWQPMPDMNPGLAVTGSATYLDAVYTDYKNGAGFDDETGLYFGPDSPTGDNSRDFSGNSIVRTPDFSYQVALNQAVSAGRYGDLEFGLDYFYSGGYNTSPQNSPFYEQPAYDLWNARVNYFYDPYGLQVTLFGNNIANEKYYSTLLQTDFGRSVTLAAPRLVGIKVKWDFDTLIN; from the coding sequence ATGAATCCTTGTTTGATCAGGGGGTTATGTGTTGTCTGTGCCGTGGGTAGCGGCACCGCGGCTGTCGCACAGGAGCCCGCTCAGAGTAAGCGTAGTGCTAACCGCCTACTTGAAGAGGTAACGGTCACGGCTCAGAAGCGTGAAGAAAATTCACAAGATGTGCCGATTTCCATTCAAGCCTTTAGTCAGGAAAAGCTCGATGCTTATGGCATCGAGAATACGATGGATCTAGCCAAAATTACGCCTGGACTCACGATGACCTACACCTATGGTTACACAGTGGTGTACTTGCGCGGTGTGGGTACCGACGCCTTCTTGCCATCGGCTGACCCCAGTGTGGCGACCTATATTGATGGTATCAACGTTCCCCCGGGGCACGGTAAAAAGGATGCCTTGGGACCGGTGGAGCGAGTTGAGATACTTAAGGGCCCACAAGGTACGCTGTTTGGTCGCAATTCCACGGCTGGCGCGATAAACATGATTACGCCGCGTCCCCCTGAGGAATTTGTGGGGTCTCTTAAGGTTGAAGAAGCCTTCTTTCAACCTGATGGTGGTGAGGGCGTTAGTGATGTAGAAAAGACATCTTACTCCCTCTACATGGGAGCGCCTTTGACAGACAATATTGGCTTCACAGTCGCATACTTTGAAGATCTACCCTACATCATTGGTGAGAACCGCTTAGCAGATGGCACGAAGGGCCCGATGCGAGAGGATTATACTCAAGGTGCGCGGCTCAAGCTGGTTTGGGATATTACTGACACTCTGTCTCTGGAGCTCCAAGCCTCCGAGGTCAGTGGTTTTAATGGTCCCGGTTTTATCTACGAGGAGACCCGTTCAGCCCAAGTGCTTACCGGTGCAAACCCTGCAGAGCAAGATGCGGATTATGTTTGGCATAACGATTTTCAGGGTGGGGTCGAGACGGTTAACACGGTGTATGGCGCTATCTTAGAGTGGCGGCCCGGTCCAGTTGATATTAAGGCAATTTTGTCCGATGTGAACGTAGAAATCCCCTTTGCGGCGGATGATTACGACGGCTCATACAATAATTCAGTCAACTTCTTTACCTACCATCAGTTTGGCGAGCAAGAGACGGTAGAGCTTCAGGTGCTCTCCAACGATGAGAGCTGGATGGCCGATAAGTTGGAGTGGGTGGCTGGCTATTATCACTTTGAAGGGTCGGGCGGCTTCGAACGGTTGTTCTTCAATGTGTACCCGGTAGGAACCGTAGCTAACGCAGCGCCGATTACCAACCTGCTAAATGCGTTCCCGATTGTAGAAGACATTCTTCAGGACCCTTTCGCCAGGGTAACTCTGGAAGCAGGTGCCTCACTGGTAACCAAGTCTGACGCGGTTTATGCCCAGGGCACGTGGAGGTTCAACGATGACTGGTCATTAACCCTAGGTGCTCGCTATCAGGACGAGACCCGTGGTATTGAGAACAGTTTTCTTGATTATGTCCGCACGGCTCCTGATGAGCCAGATGGTGAGTACTATCGTGGCAAAGACAGATCACGCAATGTTCGTCTTGATACGTTTAATGTGCCGGACGTGAACACCAAAACGGTCTCGCCGCGCATAGCGGTTCAATATACTCCGGTAGACGGACTGCAGTTGTACTCCTCGTTGTCGCGGGGCTACAAGAGCCCAACGTACAACACCATCAACTTCTTTTCGGACCCAGATTTGGTCGAAAAGGAGACGGCTACTGCATTTGAACTTGGTTTCAAATCTGATCTGTTCGAAAACCTGCGTCTGAATGGCGCGGTCTTTCACACCGAAATCAAAAACATCCTTACTGGGATCGTCTCTCTTACCTCGGGCGGGGTGGTACGTTTCTCCAATGCCGGAAAGGGAGAAATTGATGGTGCAGAGTTAGATTTTCAATGGCAGCCAATGCCTGACATGAACCCAGGTCTTGCGGTTACTGGGTCTGCGACCTATCTGGATGCGGTGTACACGGACTATAAAAATGGCGCAGGTTTTGATGACGAAACGGGATTGTACTTTGGGCCGGATAGTCCGACAGGAGACAACTCTCGCGACTTCAGTGGCAACAGTATTGTCAGAACACCGGACTTTAGCTATCAAGTAGCGCTTAACCAAGCTGTATCGGCGGGAAGATATGGCGATCTGGAGTTTGGGTTGGATTATTTCTACAGCGGTGGATACAACACCTCGCCGCAAAACTCCCCTTTCTACGAACAACCAGCGTACGATTTGTGGAACGCTCGGGTTAATTACTTCTACGACCCTTATGGTCTTCAGGTAACCCTGTTCGGAAATAATATTGCCAACGAAAAGTACTACTCAACGCTGTTGCAAACCGACTTTGGACGGTCGGTCACGCTGGCAGCGCCCAGATTGGTTGGCATCAAAGTCAAATGGGATTTTGATACTCTGATCAACTAA
- a CDS encoding cytochrome C oxidase subunit IV family protein, translated as MALTLFSLGFAESTLGQKVTIMIIFAVAIAKANLILVYFMEVNHAASHWRVLYHLWVGVTGCLLILGHGLS; from the coding sequence ATGGCGCTGACGCTGTTTTCGTTGGGCTTTGCGGAAAGCACGCTTGGGCAAAAAGTTACCATTATGATCATTTTTGCTGTGGCAATCGCCAAAGCGAATTTGATTTTGGTTTACTTTATGGAGGTCAATCATGCAGCGTCACATTGGCGTGTGCTTTACCATTTGTGGGTTGGTGTCACTGGCTGTCTACTGATTTTGGGTCATGGCCTAAGTTAA
- a CDS encoding acetyl/propionyl/methylcrotonyl-CoA carboxylase subunit alpha, whose product MFNSVLIANRGEIACRVIRSARQMGIRSIAVYSDADRDAMHVALADEAVYLGGAPASESYLDMDKILAAAKQTGAEAIHPGYGFLSENAEFCRRCDSSGVIFIGPPVGAIEAMGSKSAAKSIMSEAGVPLLPGYHGDSQDPALLKNAAADIGYPVLLKASAGGGGKGMRIVWSESEFDEALAGAKREASKSFGDDKMLVEKYLTGPRHVEVQVFCDSLGNGVHLFERDCSLQRRHQKVIEEAPAPGMTEALRDAMGNAAVQAAKAINYCGAGTVEFLLADNGEFYFMEMNTRLQVEHPVTEIITKQDLVAWQFRVASGLPLPQSQHELRIHGHAFEARIYAEDTDNQFLPQTGTLNYLSVPEENAHVRIDTGVRAGDTISVHYDPMIAKLIVWDTDRASALRRLQNALAQFHISGVTTNRRFLQQLAANTAFAEEDFDTGFIDKHLDSIRAQASKARAAQRHQHLALAALMVLANQRTVALDNHTASPWLAADGWRTNAPAKQHLRLQVGDEVMDINATRLLDQPALTLDVEIEGKVYRVCGSCIAEARGGVVQADVDGLRLRFPYARQLNARQGASYCLFTGDTDFAFAQYSPDFTQQGDKQGELTAPMNGTIVALLVEPGVQVKKGAPLLIMEAMKMEHSITAPADGAVEAFHFNAGELVEGGAELLRFEPHIA is encoded by the coding sequence ATGTTTAACAGTGTATTGATTGCCAACCGCGGCGAGATTGCCTGCCGGGTTATTCGTAGTGCCCGGCAGATGGGGATTCGCAGCATTGCGGTGTACAGCGACGCTGACCGGGACGCCATGCATGTGGCCCTGGCGGATGAGGCGGTGTATCTGGGCGGTGCGCCTGCCAGTGAATCTTATCTGGATATGGACAAGATTCTTGCTGCCGCCAAGCAAACCGGCGCCGAGGCGATTCACCCCGGTTACGGCTTTCTCTCGGAAAATGCCGAGTTCTGCCGCCGCTGTGACAGTTCCGGAGTCATTTTTATCGGGCCGCCGGTGGGCGCCATTGAAGCGATGGGCTCCAAGTCTGCCGCCAAAAGTATTATGAGCGAGGCGGGTGTACCGCTACTGCCCGGCTACCACGGCGACAGCCAGGACCCGGCCCTACTGAAAAACGCCGCTGCTGATATTGGTTACCCGGTACTGCTCAAGGCCAGTGCAGGTGGTGGCGGGAAGGGCATGCGCATCGTCTGGTCGGAGAGCGAATTTGACGAGGCCCTGGCCGGCGCTAAACGGGAGGCCAGCAAATCCTTTGGCGATGACAAAATGCTGGTGGAGAAGTATCTGACCGGTCCACGGCATGTGGAAGTGCAGGTTTTCTGTGACAGCCTCGGCAACGGTGTGCACCTGTTTGAACGTGACTGCTCCCTGCAGCGCCGTCACCAGAAAGTGATTGAAGAAGCCCCGGCCCCGGGTATGACCGAAGCGTTGCGCGACGCCATGGGCAACGCAGCCGTACAGGCTGCCAAGGCAATCAATTACTGCGGCGCGGGCACGGTGGAATTTCTGCTGGCCGACAATGGTGAGTTCTACTTTATGGAGATGAACACCCGTCTGCAGGTGGAGCATCCTGTAACGGAGATAATCACCAAACAGGATCTGGTGGCCTGGCAGTTCCGGGTGGCCAGTGGTCTGCCCTTGCCGCAAAGTCAGCATGAGCTGCGTATTCATGGCCACGCCTTTGAGGCGCGGATCTATGCTGAAGATACTGATAATCAGTTTCTGCCCCAGACCGGCACCCTCAATTACCTGTCTGTGCCGGAAGAAAATGCCCACGTGCGAATTGATACCGGCGTGAGGGCTGGCGACACCATCAGCGTCCATTACGATCCGATGATCGCCAAACTGATTGTCTGGGATACGGATCGCGCCAGTGCGCTGCGCCGTCTGCAAAATGCATTGGCCCAGTTCCATATCAGCGGCGTGACCACCAATCGTCGTTTCCTGCAGCAGTTGGCGGCCAATACTGCCTTTGCCGAAGAAGATTTTGACACTGGCTTTATTGATAAGCATTTGGATTCCATACGTGCTCAGGCCAGTAAAGCCCGCGCCGCCCAGCGTCATCAGCACCTGGCGCTGGCGGCATTGATGGTATTGGCTAATCAGCGGACTGTGGCCTTGGATAATCACACGGCTTCGCCCTGGCTGGCCGCCGATGGCTGGCGTACTAATGCCCCAGCCAAGCAGCATCTGCGGTTGCAAGTGGGCGATGAAGTGATGGATATCAATGCTACCCGCCTGCTGGACCAGCCGGCGTTAACCCTCGATGTTGAGATTGAAGGTAAGGTATACCGCGTCTGTGGTAGCTGTATTGCCGAAGCTCGAGGGGGTGTTGTGCAGGCTGATGTGGATGGGCTGCGCTTGCGTTTTCCCTACGCTCGCCAACTTAACGCCAGGCAGGGTGCCAGCTACTGCCTGTTTACCGGCGACACCGATTTTGCCTTTGCCCAATACTCCCCTGACTTTACGCAACAAGGCGACAAACAGGGCGAGTTGACCGCACCGATGAACGGCACCATTGTGGCCTTGTTGGTAGAGCCTGGTGTGCAAGTCAAGAAAGGTGCACCACTGCTGATTATGGAAGCCATGAAAATGGAGCACAGCATTACGGCTCCCGCTGATGGCGCGGTTGAAGCCTTCCACTTCAATGCGGGTGAACTGGTGGAGGGCGGTGCAGAGCTGTTGCGGTTTGAACCCCATATTGCCTAG
- a CDS encoding carboxyl transferase domain-containing protein, whose product MTVLKSSINTHSPEFQANAKSMRKHLGALQEVSALIQQGGGEKAAQRHLSRGKMLPRQRVDALLDPGSPFLEIGQLAAWKVYKEEIPAAGVVAGIGQVCGVECMIVANDATVKGGSYYPLTVKKHLRAQAIAEQNNLPCIYLVDSGGANLPQQDEVFPDRDHFGRIFYNQANMSAKGIAQIAVVLGSCTAGGAYVPAMADETIIVKEQGTIFLAGPPLVRAATGEIVTAEELGGADVHCRQSGVADHYAQNDEHAIQLARQAVSRLNRKKRQQLDVSPSVEPRYAADEVYGIVPADTRKPYDAREIIARIVDDSDFDEFKALFGTTLVCGFARIYGYPVGIIANNGILFSESAAKGAHFIELCAKRKIPLVFLQNISGFMVGKQYEAGGIARHGAKMVMAVSCAKVPKFTVVIGGSYGAGNYGMCGRAYEPRFMFMWPNARIAVMGGEQAAGVMAQIKREQMERSGEPWSDAQEKQLKQPILDQFDRQSDPFYASARLWDDGIIDPADTRRVLGLTLSASLNAEIPDSQFGVFRM is encoded by the coding sequence ATGACAGTGCTCAAATCCAGTATCAACACTCACAGCCCAGAGTTTCAGGCCAATGCCAAATCAATGCGCAAACACTTGGGCGCCTTGCAGGAGGTCAGCGCGCTAATCCAACAGGGCGGCGGCGAGAAGGCCGCCCAGCGTCATCTGTCTCGCGGCAAAATGCTGCCTCGGCAACGGGTCGATGCCTTACTCGACCCGGGCTCGCCCTTTCTGGAAATTGGCCAGCTGGCGGCCTGGAAGGTTTATAAGGAAGAGATTCCCGCCGCCGGAGTGGTGGCGGGAATTGGCCAAGTCTGCGGCGTGGAGTGCATGATTGTGGCTAACGATGCCACCGTAAAGGGCGGCTCCTACTATCCACTCACGGTGAAAAAGCACCTGCGTGCCCAGGCGATTGCTGAGCAGAACAATCTGCCCTGTATTTACCTGGTGGATTCCGGCGGCGCCAATCTGCCGCAGCAGGATGAGGTGTTTCCGGATCGGGACCACTTTGGCCGTATTTTCTACAACCAGGCCAACATGTCCGCCAAGGGCATTGCCCAGATTGCGGTGGTATTGGGCTCCTGTACCGCAGGCGGCGCCTATGTTCCGGCCATGGCGGATGAAACCATTATCGTCAAAGAGCAGGGCACCATCTTTCTGGCCGGACCGCCGCTGGTGCGTGCCGCCACCGGCGAAATCGTCACCGCCGAAGAGCTGGGCGGGGCGGATGTTCACTGTCGCCAGTCCGGGGTGGCAGATCACTATGCACAAAATGACGAACACGCTATCCAATTGGCGCGCCAGGCGGTGTCTCGCCTGAACCGCAAAAAGCGCCAGCAACTCGATGTTAGCCCCTCGGTCGAGCCGCGCTATGCGGCAGACGAGGTCTACGGCATCGTTCCTGCTGACACCCGCAAGCCCTACGATGCGCGGGAAATTATCGCCCGCATCGTTGACGATTCTGATTTTGACGAGTTCAAGGCCCTGTTCGGTACCACGCTGGTGTGTGGTTTTGCCCGCATTTATGGCTATCCGGTGGGTATTATCGCCAATAACGGCATTCTATTTTCAGAGTCCGCGGCGAAGGGCGCTCACTTTATTGAGCTGTGTGCCAAGCGCAAGATTCCGCTGGTATTCCTGCAGAATATTTCTGGTTTTATGGTCGGCAAGCAGTACGAAGCCGGTGGTATCGCCCGCCACGGCGCCAAGATGGTGATGGCCGTGTCCTGTGCCAAGGTGCCCAAGTTCACCGTGGTGATCGGTGGCTCCTACGGTGCCGGTAACTACGGCATGTGCGGTCGCGCCTATGAGCCCCGCTTTATGTTTATGTGGCCCAATGCCCGCATTGCGGTAATGGGCGGCGAGCAGGCGGCTGGCGTTATGGCTCAGATCAAGCGTGAGCAAATGGAGCGCAGTGGCGAGCCCTGGAGCGATGCGCAGGAGAAGCAGCTCAAGCAGCCAATCCTCGACCAGTTTGATCGTCAGAGCGATCCCTTTTATGCCTCGGCCCGGCTCTGGGACGACGGGATTATCGATCCCGCCGATACCCGCCGCGTGTTGGGCCTGACCTTATCTGCCAGCCTAAATGCCGAAATACCCGACAGCCAGTTTGGCGTGTTCCGCATGTAG
- a CDS encoding cytochrome c oxidase subunit 3 yields the protein MAQQIAAKRVGVSPPGTDGIWIFVFLDMVMFLLLFLTYVTEKHRIPDVFSASQYQLNESIGLVNTLILLTSSWAVAGAVVGCRRRLPIHTDRYLCAAIILGLMFCVAKGWEYWTKIELGVTPITNVFFSFYYVITGIHFLHVLAGLVVMAILLHKRRSAFGSDHYQKSLENLGTFWHFVDLVWLFIFPLLYLTGLSR from the coding sequence ATGGCACAACAAATAGCTGCGAAAAGAGTGGGTGTTTCGCCGCCCGGTACTGATGGTATCTGGATATTCGTCTTTCTCGATATGGTCATGTTTCTACTGTTGTTCCTGACTTACGTTACCGAAAAGCACAGAATCCCAGACGTATTTTCCGCTTCTCAGTATCAACTCAATGAATCGATCGGTTTGGTCAACACCCTGATTTTGTTGACCAGTTCCTGGGCTGTCGCGGGTGCGGTTGTCGGTTGTCGTCGGAGATTGCCAATACATACAGACAGATATCTCTGCGCCGCGATCATCTTAGGCTTGATGTTTTGCGTAGCTAAGGGCTGGGAGTATTGGACCAAGATAGAGTTAGGCGTAACACCCATCACTAATGTCTTCTTTAGCTTTTACTATGTGATAACCGGCATACATTTTTTGCATGTGCTGGCAGGGTTAGTGGTAATGGCGATTCTGCTGCATAAGCGCCGATCTGCTTTTGGAAGTGATCATTATCAAAAAAGCTTGGAAAACCTCGGTACGTTTTGGCACTTTGTCGATCTTGTGTGGTTGTTCATTTTCCCATTGCTTTATTTGACGGGGCTGAGCCGATGA
- a CDS encoding LuxR C-terminal-related transcriptional regulator: MYKPPYYAFDPVETNAIRTLLDGPLPKSTGFIAPIGYGKTVAMTTLYHTFSDRGVQCHWVGLDEHTNTTEKIVSAIQAVNPALNRRDYGSRDTRIGSQRSLPEMINHLIAQLATVEGDAIYFLDNLNSCQDHNLPQLIDALIFRTGENLRFIGSSNVRPEFNFGKATLHGLYRQVGTELLSLDKRATKELLGQQATSDLKESDIEQIIAKTEGWPAAVRLAQIMLGSTADSASVMPLLSGNDEGIANMLKYQILTKTDAAFREFLHRVGLLRIFSRDMCRALFPDSDSDRYIDQLIMRNVFITPMDSLHSQYRLHTFFKQFLHNEAQQHLSEEARNAFLYRASQWCEAKQQWHDAVEYAFAAGAPDRVSALLTSIGNSFVREQGDIAQHMEWIMRLVQSGEPISLETHYWLVWALVFQRNYEKGRAEFLRLLERYQNLPQDFLVAKDFQQRMDHIHMTIDLFTDNLTDAETSSGYAISKGRNHDPYTLSSVMCIHSICQANQFQFAAARSILMRAEPIMRELGGQYSAGWINLILGLIANLEGNFQQSLDELEQGIDNTRRCLGGESALTGSLMGIAANCLVELGDADKARTYLKVFFKTLDSNLLLDSAALGIEAAVKLWTPECSEICLATLRSAVRKHPHRLSLMTSCAIIKRLIAIGELDQAQTEASAIGFGLESVQQSKPLIDNITPRLQEKWQETQVALLFSQSELRAILPILESMKDSAKKAGRRHRLAKIDLDIAFLHHLSGKTSLASKSLISSIRRAAKMALLQPFLDQSEACSQILRSSRISESSFAMQAEKHFYNLLVNALGITTHQPAQPLIQPAALSVTAPLTKKESELLELLCRGLSNADIANYCYVSLDTVKWHLKNLYKKLGVSNRTAAVSYGRELGLVE, translated from the coding sequence ATGTACAAGCCGCCTTATTACGCCTTTGATCCCGTAGAAACCAATGCCATACGCACTCTGTTAGATGGGCCGCTGCCTAAATCAACGGGATTTATCGCCCCGATTGGTTATGGCAAAACTGTCGCAATGACAACGCTTTACCACACTTTCAGTGATCGTGGGGTGCAGTGTCACTGGGTTGGGCTGGACGAGCATACAAACACAACAGAGAAGATTGTGTCTGCTATTCAGGCAGTAAACCCGGCGTTAAATCGGCGGGACTACGGAAGTCGGGATACGCGAATTGGCTCACAGCGCAGCCTACCGGAAATGATCAACCACCTTATCGCCCAGCTGGCTACAGTTGAAGGTGATGCAATTTATTTTTTGGACAACCTGAATTCCTGTCAAGATCACAACCTTCCCCAGCTGATTGATGCGTTAATTTTTCGTACAGGGGAAAACCTTCGCTTTATCGGCTCGAGCAATGTCAGGCCCGAATTCAATTTTGGCAAGGCGACCTTGCACGGCCTGTACCGTCAAGTGGGCACCGAGCTGCTAAGCCTGGATAAACGAGCCACTAAAGAACTGCTTGGCCAACAAGCCACCTCTGACCTTAAAGAGAGCGATATTGAGCAAATCATCGCCAAAACAGAAGGCTGGCCGGCAGCAGTACGCCTCGCGCAGATTATGCTTGGCTCCACCGCCGACAGCGCCAGTGTGATGCCCCTGCTGTCGGGAAATGATGAAGGTATTGCCAATATGCTCAAATACCAAATTCTAACGAAGACCGACGCCGCTTTCCGTGAGTTCCTTCATCGCGTGGGATTACTGCGGATATTTTCTCGGGATATGTGTCGGGCTTTATTCCCTGACAGTGACTCCGACAGATACATTGATCAACTGATAATGCGCAATGTATTTATCACACCCATGGACAGCCTTCACAGCCAGTATCGTCTACACACATTCTTTAAACAGTTTCTGCATAACGAGGCCCAACAACACCTCAGCGAGGAAGCAAGAAACGCTTTTTTGTACCGAGCCTCCCAATGGTGCGAGGCCAAACAGCAGTGGCACGACGCGGTAGAGTATGCTTTTGCTGCCGGCGCACCAGACAGAGTGAGCGCCCTACTTACCTCGATCGGAAATTCCTTTGTCCGGGAACAGGGCGATATAGCCCAGCATATGGAGTGGATCATGCGGCTGGTTCAGTCCGGCGAGCCAATCAGCCTGGAGACTCACTATTGGTTGGTATGGGCATTGGTATTTCAGCGCAACTATGAAAAAGGTCGAGCCGAGTTCCTTCGGCTTTTAGAACGCTACCAAAACCTGCCACAAGACTTTCTCGTGGCAAAGGATTTTCAGCAGCGTATGGATCATATCCATATGACGATAGACCTGTTTACCGACAATTTGACCGACGCAGAGACCTCGTCCGGCTATGCCATTTCCAAGGGGCGCAATCACGACCCTTACACGCTCAGCTCAGTGATGTGTATTCACAGTATTTGCCAAGCCAACCAATTTCAGTTTGCCGCCGCTCGGTCCATATTGATGCGAGCCGAGCCCATTATGCGAGAGCTCGGTGGACAGTACAGCGCCGGGTGGATAAATCTGATTCTGGGCTTGATTGCAAACCTTGAAGGCAATTTTCAACAATCGCTGGATGAGCTAGAACAAGGAATTGACAACACCCGTCGCTGCCTAGGCGGAGAATCTGCTCTTACTGGCTCACTGATGGGTATTGCGGCTAACTGCTTGGTTGAACTGGGTGATGCAGATAAGGCCAGAACCTACTTGAAGGTCTTTTTCAAAACTCTCGACAGCAATCTCTTACTGGACTCCGCTGCATTAGGAATTGAAGCAGCTGTGAAGTTGTGGACCCCTGAATGCAGTGAAATCTGCCTCGCCACATTGCGCTCAGCCGTCAGAAAGCACCCTCACAGACTGTCATTGATGACATCATGTGCAATCATCAAGCGACTGATTGCTATCGGCGAGCTGGATCAAGCGCAAACCGAAGCCAGTGCAATTGGCTTCGGTTTGGAGAGTGTCCAACAAAGCAAGCCACTAATCGATAACATCACCCCTAGGTTGCAAGAAAAATGGCAGGAGACGCAGGTAGCGCTGCTGTTCAGCCAGAGTGAGTTACGCGCCATCTTGCCGATACTGGAATCAATGAAAGACTCCGCCAAAAAAGCAGGACGTCGACATAGGTTGGCGAAAATAGACCTCGACATCGCTTTCCTGCACCATCTTTCAGGCAAGACTTCACTGGCCTCCAAATCCTTGATAAGCAGTATTAGGCGAGCCGCCAAAATGGCCCTACTGCAACCATTTTTAGATCAGTCAGAGGCCTGCAGTCAGATTCTTAGAAGTAGCCGTATTTCCGAATCATCCTTTGCGATGCAGGCTGAGAAACACTTCTACAATCTATTGGTAAATGCGCTAGGGATAACAACGCATCAGCCTGCGCAGCCCCTTATCCAGCCGGCTGCTTTGTCCGTGACAGCCCCCCTGACCAAAAAAGAGTCTGAACTACTGGAACTATTATGTCGGGGGCTTTCCAATGCCGACATCGCAAACTACTGTTATGTATCACTGGATACCGTTAAATGGCACTTGAAAAACCTCTATAAAAAGCTTGGCGTGTCTAACAGGACGGCAGCGGTTTCCTACGGACGCGAACTAGGATTGGTGGAATAA